GATTTATCGATAGTAGGGGGGGATGGTAGTTCTCCTTCGGCAGCCAGGAATCCAGGCAAAAGGAAAAGGACAGATACCAACAAAGGCCGTAAGACCAGTTGTATATTCATTGTTTGCTCCAAATATCTTTTTCGTGATGTGAAATAAAATTCGTATCATTACGATTGGTTTCCTTCAAATGGCGAGTCAATTCTGCAAAACTAGGAACTTTTTTGTAAAAAAACTAGGGGATTTTGGAAGAAGGTCGCCTGATTCGTTTGGCTGTGGTAAGGCGACGGTATTGGGTGGCGGGTCTAGTTCCCCTCCCAAAGTCAGGGCGGGGAGATTGGATTCAAAGCCCACCCCCAAAGAAAATCAAAAAAACGACTAAAAAGAAATAAAAAGATTGAACAAAATTAAATTGTGCACAATCTAATTTGCATAGGGAGAACAAAAATGTCAGACGAATTTTACAAAATCAAAGTAAAACGAGGTTCCGAGGAAATTCCGATGGAGCAGTTTAAAGACAAGGTGTTACTCATTGTAAACACTGCCAGCGAATGTGGGTTTACTCCGCAATACAAAGGACTTCAAGAGACTTACGATCGTTGGAAAGGTAAAGGTTTGGAAGTACTCGCTTTTCCTTGCAATCAGTTTGGAGAACAAGAGCCAGGGACTGATGCAGAAATTAAATTATTCTGTGAGAGAACATTCTTAACAACCTTCCCTATTTTTTCTAAGTTGGAAGTGAATGGACCAAATACAGATTCGCTTTACAAACACCTTAAAACAAAAGCACCAGGGATTTTTGGATCTTTGGATATCAAGTGGAACTTTACAAAATTTCTGATCGATAAAAATGGAAACGTTGTAAAACGATATGCTCCCATTACAAAGCCAGAAGCTATTGAAAAGGATATAGAAAAACTTGTCCAAGCTTAAGGATCCTACAGATGAGGTTCTTCTTTTGAGGAACCAAATTTGTTTTTCTTTGTATTCCTCTATACATCGATTGATGAAGATATATCGTCCTCTTCTTGCGGGACTAGGCCTTACTTATCCGCAGTATCTTGTTATGTTGGTACTTTGGGAAGAGGAAGAAACAACTGTTAGTGGTCTTGGGGAACGATTGCAATTGGATTCTGGAACTTTGACTCCACTTTTAAAACGACTAGAACAAAGTGGAGTCATTCAAAGAAAAAGGAATCCAGACGATGAACGAGTAGTGATGGTTAGCCTCACAAAAAATGGAAAACAATTACGTGAAAAAGCAAAAACCATTCCGGAACAAATTTTTTGTTCATCAGGTATTCAGGAGAAGCAGGCGATTCAACTAAAGGAAATTTTGGATCAATTTGGCAAAATTTAAACAGAATTTTGTTTTACGAAAATAATTTCTTGTTTTCTACTTGACTGAATGATTGGAAAGAAAAAACAATCTAACATTCTTTAGGTCTACCTCATTTAGATTTTTAAAACACCAGAAGATACTTTAATATGTTAAGGCAACGTATATCACTCTGCTTCTGGATGGCCCTATTTCTTTTGTCCTGTAAAAATACGATTACTGACAATGCTTGTGATCCCAATGGACGTAAGTTTATTGATTCCGTATTATTAAAATGGATCAGTTTAGATTCAAGTCCCACTTGTGGCAAAGTGTACGTTTCTGCGATTCCTAAAGAAATTTTAGAATATTCCATCCCCAGCTTAGGAGTAGTCGGGATTATCAGTGGAAATCAAATTGTCATTACTTCGGAAACAATCGTTTCTATATCTTCCTATGTTGCAAATTTTAAAACAAATGGTATTTCTGTATCGATTGACGGGGTGGAACAAATCAGTGGAGTCAGTTCCAACTCTTATGCATCTCCTCTAAAATACATTGTGACCGCAGTTGATGGTAGTACAAAGGAATATACAGTTCAAATGATTGCGCCGCGTATCTTAGGGTCGGGTTCTCTTCGGCTTTGGTTTAAGGCAGACCAACTAACGCTGAATGATGGAGATGGAATTACGACTTGGTCGGATCTCAGCGGGTATGGGAATCATGTTGCACAAGCTAATGCTATACAAAGACCAGTGTTCCGGGTGAATCAAGTCAATGGTCTGCCGGCTGCACAATTTAGAAGTTCATTCGTATCTCGGATGGATATATCGTCTTCGTCCGTTGGAACTTATGTTACTGCTAGCGGTAGTGTATTTTTCGTGATGAGGTTAGTGCAAACAATCCCTGGTGGCGTAACGTTGTTAAATTTAGATTCTACCGGTGGTAGGGAGTTTTCTATCGATCATCCGAGTCCGGAATACTTACTTA
This genomic window from Leptospira brenneri contains:
- a CDS encoding glutathione peroxidase; the protein is MSDEFYKIKVKRGSEEIPMEQFKDKVLLIVNTASECGFTPQYKGLQETYDRWKGKGLEVLAFPCNQFGEQEPGTDAEIKLFCERTFLTTFPIFSKLEVNGPNTDSLYKHLKTKAPGIFGSLDIKWNFTKFLIDKNGNVVKRYAPITKPEAIEKDIEKLVQA
- a CDS encoding MarR family winged helix-turn-helix transcriptional regulator encodes the protein MSKLKDPTDEVLLLRNQICFSLYSSIHRLMKIYRPLLAGLGLTYPQYLVMLVLWEEEETTVSGLGERLQLDSGTLTPLLKRLEQSGVIQRKRNPDDERVVMVSLTKNGKQLREKAKTIPEQIFCSSGIQEKQAIQLKEILDQFGKI